Proteins encoded together in one Amphritea japonica ATCC BAA-1530 window:
- a CDS encoding DUF1302 domain-containing protein: protein MMNKNCRSALPRCVMRSRSCAIKTVVSGLLLAITPQVHALNWELENGVTVDLDTSITYDAQWRQEKQNATLLAFNGQGPLVDDGNKAFDKGDMTQNRVSFSSDLDINYGDGGVFLRGRGWYDEIYDTDATKSFQQDGFDLHASEIELLDAFVYHTFDFEERSASVRLGKQVVNWGESLFLYGGISSAQAPLDVTKANAPGVELKDIFMPLGQANVQFDLTDKLSMSAYYQYDWESHRIDAPGTFFGWDFMGQGSTGDTLDVPFPSTVLENKPDAGQYGIAVYYLAEELNNTEFGLYYLRYNDFINSVRFLPPAFGPQLTNEFFEDINLIGLSFGTVFGDTNVSGEVSYRDGQPVQLGQGPTAGFYFSEAETLQAQISIIHLLGDTPIADNLALVGELGYNRVLSIDSDATAAGLGIDVSNVSAALNEDRSAAGAIISLSADYYALAEGLDLKVTGTYRNDFDGVSAVPLTFAKGLEQFSLKGDFNYLNNHSFGVSYVWNLTDPDEVTADIGRLELGHLQADKDYLAAYYKYRF, encoded by the coding sequence ATGATGAATAAAAACTGCCGAAGTGCATTGCCCCGTTGTGTTATGAGATCTAGATCCTGTGCGATCAAAACAGTTGTATCTGGTCTTCTATTGGCTATTACACCACAAGTCCATGCCTTAAACTGGGAACTGGAAAATGGGGTCACGGTCGATCTGGATACAAGTATTACCTATGATGCTCAATGGCGTCAGGAAAAACAAAATGCAACGTTACTTGCTTTTAACGGACAAGGACCTCTTGTAGATGATGGAAATAAGGCCTTTGATAAAGGTGATATGACCCAGAATCGGGTTAGTTTTAGCTCTGATTTAGATATTAATTATGGCGATGGTGGTGTTTTTCTCCGGGGTCGTGGTTGGTATGACGAAATTTACGATACAGACGCTACAAAATCTTTCCAACAGGATGGCTTCGATTTACATGCCTCTGAAATTGAGCTGCTGGATGCCTTCGTCTACCATACTTTCGATTTTGAAGAACGCAGTGCCAGTGTGCGATTAGGTAAACAGGTTGTTAACTGGGGTGAAAGCCTTTTCCTCTATGGCGGTATTTCTTCTGCCCAGGCGCCACTGGATGTAACTAAAGCTAATGCGCCAGGTGTTGAGCTTAAAGATATCTTTATGCCTTTAGGCCAAGCGAATGTTCAGTTTGATCTCACCGATAAACTCTCAATGTCAGCATACTATCAGTATGATTGGGAGTCTCACCGTATTGATGCGCCGGGTACCTTTTTTGGTTGGGACTTCATGGGGCAAGGATCTACTGGTGATACTCTAGATGTACCATTCCCTTCAACTGTACTTGAAAATAAACCTGACGCAGGGCAGTACGGTATTGCTGTTTATTACTTAGCTGAAGAACTTAACAACACAGAGTTTGGTTTATATTATCTGCGTTACAATGATTTCATTAATTCAGTACGCTTCTTACCTCCTGCTTTTGGTCCTCAATTAACAAATGAATTTTTTGAAGATATTAACCTGATTGGCTTAAGTTTCGGCACTGTGTTTGGTGATACGAATGTGAGTGGTGAGGTCAGCTATCGTGATGGCCAGCCGGTGCAATTGGGACAAGGGCCGACCGCGGGCTTCTACTTCTCGGAAGCTGAAACTCTTCAGGCACAGATATCTATCATCCACCTGCTTGGCGATACCCCTATCGCTGACAACCTGGCCCTAGTGGGTGAGCTAGGTTACAACCGAGTGTTAAGTATTGATAGCGATGCCACAGCCGCAGGTTTGGGTATCGATGTCTCTAATGTAAGTGCTGCACTGAACGAAGACCGTTCAGCTGCAGGTGCAATTATTAGTCTGTCAGCTGATTACTATGCACTTGCTGAAGGTTTGGATCTTAAGGTCACAGGCACCTACCGAAATGATTTTGATGGTGTCTCCGCTGTTCCTTTGACCTTTGCAAAAGGTCTAGAGCAATTTTCCCTGAAAGGCGATTTTAACTACCTCAATAACCATAGTTTTGGTGTGAGCTATGTTTGGAATTTAACCGATCCTGACGAAGTAACTGCAGATATTGGCCGGCTTGAACTGGGCCACCTGCAGGCTGACAAAGACTATCTGGCTGCCTACTACAAGTACCGTTTCTAA